A window of Sulfurimonas gotlandica GD1 contains these coding sequences:
- a CDS encoding 3-hydroxyacyl-CoA dehydrogenase NAD-binding domain-containing protein has translation MKYFKYKKDKLGIGTLIFDTPRSSANVFSIESMSELDEMLNTLAQDAEIKALFIQSAKKDIFIAGADINEIKTANNEQQINSFVKQGQDLFNKLENLPFPTVAIIDGACLGGGLEMALACTYRIATSDEHTRLGLPEVNLGLIPGFGGTQRLYPLLGYAKAMELILGAKQLRGEKALKLGLVDACVPSGYLDFKKEEYIKQIVEDNFDAKIKANRKGIKWYEYISFTRNIIDAIAKKKVMQKTAGHYPAPLMVIDVMQNSFLKPLEEGLDIEREAEVQLALTPVCKNLIELFLISEELKHDSFSKSKPKEVKYSAVVGTGVMGSGIAWAMNHQNIEVRLKVRSYESAANTIQNIRKIYDSIMKRNRITTREIDLKMDRVTFTKEYSGFENMDFLLEAVSEDETLKEKIYAEFEEVVASECIMASNTSSISISNLAKRLKYPNRFVGMHFFNPVDRMPLVEIIAGEKTDDKTLATVVHLAKQLGKTPIKIKDSAGFLVNRILLPYLQEAVMMFEEGQDLQDIDEALLDFGMPMGPFTLIDTVGVDVGANVSVILHNAYGDRIKPSSLMNEMVEKGYLGKKTKKGFYDYSSKEAFVNQDISTFKKANSTMNQDAIVNRAILIMINEASRCLEENVVDNARYLDMAMVMGTGFPAFRGGLMRYADEIGIPQILKQLNELQTVDGDRFTPSQLLVNMEKENISFYGDVL, from the coding sequence ATGAAATACTTTAAATATAAAAAAGATAAATTAGGAATCGGCACGCTGATTTTTGATACTCCAAGAAGCAGTGCAAATGTTTTCTCAATTGAATCTATGTCTGAGCTAGACGAGATGCTAAATACATTAGCACAAGATGCAGAGATTAAAGCACTATTTATTCAAAGTGCAAAAAAAGATATTTTTATCGCCGGGGCAGATATTAACGAGATAAAAACTGCAAATAATGAGCAGCAGATAAACAGTTTCGTTAAACAGGGACAAGATCTTTTTAATAAACTGGAAAATCTTCCATTTCCAACAGTTGCCATAATTGATGGTGCGTGTTTAGGCGGTGGACTAGAGATGGCGCTTGCATGTACTTATCGCATAGCAACATCAGATGAGCATACACGCTTGGGTCTGCCTGAAGTAAATCTTGGTCTTATACCAGGATTTGGCGGGACACAAAGACTTTACCCTCTTTTAGGCTACGCAAAAGCCATGGAACTCATACTTGGAGCTAAACAACTTCGAGGAGAAAAAGCACTAAAGCTTGGTTTAGTAGATGCTTGTGTTCCAAGCGGATATTTGGATTTTAAAAAAGAAGAATATATAAAACAGATAGTAGAAGATAATTTTGATGCAAAGATAAAAGCCAATCGAAAAGGCATCAAATGGTATGAATATATCTCTTTTACAAGAAATATAATAGATGCAATTGCAAAAAAGAAGGTTATGCAAAAAACTGCCGGACATTATCCTGCACCGCTTATGGTGATTGATGTTATGCAAAATAGTTTTTTAAAACCGCTAGAAGAAGGTTTAGATATAGAAAGAGAAGCAGAAGTCCAATTAGCACTTACTCCTGTTTGTAAAAATCTTATAGAACTTTTCTTAATCTCTGAAGAGTTAAAACATGATTCATTTAGTAAGTCAAAACCAAAAGAAGTAAAATACTCAGCCGTTGTAGGCACAGGTGTTATGGGAAGTGGTATTGCCTGGGCGATGAATCATCAAAATATTGAAGTTCGTTTAAAAGTTAGAAGTTATGAAAGTGCTGCAAATACTATTCAAAATATACGAAAAATATATGATTCAATCATGAAACGCAATCGTATAACTACTAGAGAAATTGATCTGAAAATGGATAGGGTTACATTCACAAAAGAGTACAGTGGCTTTGAAAATATGGATTTTTTACTAGAAGCAGTCAGTGAAGATGAAACGTTGAAAGAAAAAATATATGCTGAATTTGAAGAAGTTGTAGCATCTGAGTGTATTATGGCAAGTAACACCTCTTCTATATCAATAAGTAATTTAGCTAAAAGATTAAAATATCCAAATCGCTTTGTAGGGATGCACTTTTTTAATCCTGTAGATAGGATGCCTTTAGTAGAGATAATAGCCGGAGAAAAAACGGATGATAAAACTCTTGCTACGGTTGTGCATCTCGCAAAACAACTTGGTAAAACACCGATTAAAATCAAAGATTCTGCCGGATTTTTAGTTAATAGAATACTTTTACCATATTTGCAAGAGGCGGTGATGATGTTTGAAGAAGGTCAAGACTTACAAGACATTGACGAAGCACTTTTGGACTTCGGAATGCCTATGGGTCCTTTTACTCTTATTGATACCGTTGGAGTAGATGTTGGGGCTAATGTTTCGGTTATTTTACATAATGCTTATGGAGATAGAATAAAACCATCTTCACTTATGAACGAAATGGTTGAAAAAGGGTACTTAGGTAAGAAAACAAAAAAAGGATTTTATGATTATAGTTCTAAAGAGGCTTTCGTAAATCAAGATATTTCTACATTTAAAAAAGCGAATAGCACAATGAATCAAGATGCTATTGTAAATAGAGCTATATTGATTATGATTAATGAAGCAAGTAGATGCTTAGAAGAAAATGTAGTTGATAATGCAAGATACTTAGATATGGCTATGGTGATGGGAACAGGTTTTCCAGCATTTCGCGGAGGGCTTATGCGTTATGCAGATGAGATAGGTATTCCTCAGATTCTAAAACAATTAAATGAATTACAAACTGTAGATGGAGATAGATTTACTCCTTCACAACTTTTAGTAAATATGGAAAAAGAAAATATTTCTTTCTATGGAGATGTGTTATGA
- a CDS encoding substrate-binding periplasmic protein, producing the protein MKKIILILFLSLSLLHADNLTLSITSGFDAPETNLIHSVLKEGFKRAKIGLHYHTLPNQRSLINANRGIYDGEAARIWEINKLYPNLVRVPVSIHSIDLVVLSRKKIFITKVSDLKNYHVGVIRGMKIAEKIAKNAKPLSITIATNHITLVKMLSNDRLDLIVTNKIGLLTDLSKSIEKGFYLVEKPILSRPLYMHLHKKHKNLIPRLEKAFESMLKDGTIKKIQDSFLNDIEDKIKDTLKVIKDDSQFSL; encoded by the coding sequence ATGAAAAAAATTATTTTAATACTTTTTTTATCACTCTCTCTTTTACATGCAGATAATCTAACGCTTAGCATTACTTCAGGTTTTGATGCTCCTGAAACAAATTTGATACATTCGGTACTTAAAGAGGGTTTTAAAAGAGCAAAAATTGGTTTACACTATCATACACTTCCAAATCAACGTTCACTAATCAATGCTAATCGTGGAATTTATGATGGCGAAGCCGCAAGAATATGGGAAATAAACAAACTATATCCAAACCTTGTTCGTGTTCCGGTTTCAATCCATTCAATTGATTTAGTAGTTCTGAGCCGAAAAAAGATTTTTATTACTAAAGTATCTGACCTTAAAAATTACCATGTTGGGGTAATAAGAGGAATGAAAATAGCAGAAAAAATAGCTAAAAATGCAAAACCTCTTTCTATTACAATAGCAACGAATCACATTACCCTTGTTAAGATGCTCTCCAACGATAGATTAGATCTAATCGTAACAAACAAGATTGGACTACTTACAGATCTTAGTAAGAGTATAGAGAAAGGATTTTACCTAGTTGAGAAGCCTATCTTATCTCGTCCCTTATATATGCATCTGCACAAAAAACATAAAAATCTAATTCCAAGACTGGAAAAAGCATTTGAGTCTATGCTAAAAGATGGTACTATTAAAAAGATACAAGACAGTTTTCTAAATGATATTGAGGACAAAATAAAAGATACACTAAAGGTGATAAAAGATGATTCACAATTTTCTTTATAA
- a CDS encoding alpha/beta fold hydrolase produces the protein MIRLVLLISQFIIFILKKLIGVNITHSGELPSKGSVLILSNHFTRFETFIVPYILFSEYDHVGRSLGDDSVFVGWLGKYMELAGTISIKNKIKNRIILNDLISGEADWIIYPEGNMIKNKLITFNDGEFYINTKSGIKPIYTGAAVLALKAEILRDRIKNRDNDTHVQIVPLSITYNHIRPGENKLLLWIDKYLNVRGTHFFEELEIEINLLMKSNMHLHFAKPICVSKYVNKFLEEHQGALENDEAMDEYIGKQRKVLITDVMKKVYDNTQINFDHIFILSLVTMPTIKVCPSYLKTLIYKNARSLEKIRNLNMHSELKDELFALILDSKYAPFLSSIKLAQLQHILYEDSEGDYLFDRNLLEKEYDFDKVRVKNTLQVILNEIKLQKNIVDMAYKNAAFSQKELERDNFYYLREKEYTTFEKEYISYHKTLPSEDNTSAPIVLYDENNSHGLVFSHGYMATPEEARQLAQYLFARGINVYLPRLRGHGTDPVALKHIASSDWEYDFKLAITAMSQVCDKVFIGGFATGGLLALLHASTHKVDGIIVINSALRLNSLHVSYVVPTLHVFNEMISSLNEKGIVEWVENKSENPNISYSKHPLNSIAQMEKLMTKADSILTQIKDPILVIQGDNDPIVNPKSAQFIYKGVKSKVKKLVLLPRDNHSIILGTGEEEIFESIYHFISRL, from the coding sequence ATGATAAGACTTGTTCTATTAATATCTCAATTTATTATATTTATTTTAAAAAAATTAATAGGAGTAAATATTACACATAGCGGGGAACTTCCGAGTAAAGGCTCAGTTTTGATTCTATCGAATCACTTTACTCGTTTTGAAACATTTATAGTTCCATATATACTTTTTAGCGAATATGATCATGTAGGACGTTCATTAGGTGATGACTCTGTATTTGTTGGATGGCTTGGAAAGTATATGGAATTAGCAGGTACTATTTCTATTAAAAATAAAATAAAAAATCGTATTATTTTAAATGATTTAATCTCAGGAGAAGCAGATTGGATTATTTATCCTGAAGGTAATATGATAAAAAATAAACTTATCACCTTTAATGATGGTGAGTTTTATATTAATACAAAATCAGGAATAAAGCCAATATATACGGGCGCAGCAGTTTTAGCACTAAAAGCAGAAATATTAAGAGATAGAATTAAAAATAGAGATAATGATACACATGTGCAAATTGTGCCCTTGTCTATTACATATAACCATATACGCCCAGGTGAAAACAAACTTTTGTTATGGATAGACAAGTACCTAAATGTACGTGGTACTCACTTTTTCGAAGAGCTTGAGATTGAGATAAATCTCTTAATGAAATCAAATATGCATCTGCATTTTGCAAAACCGATTTGTGTAAGTAAATATGTAAATAAATTTCTTGAAGAACATCAAGGTGCTTTGGAAAATGATGAAGCAATGGATGAGTACATAGGTAAGCAAAGAAAGGTACTTATAACAGATGTGATGAAAAAAGTTTACGATAATACACAAATTAATTTTGACCATATTTTTATACTTTCTCTTGTAACAATGCCTACTATTAAAGTATGTCCAAGTTATCTTAAAACATTGATTTACAAAAATGCAAGATCACTTGAAAAAATTAGAAATTTAAATATGCATTCAGAGTTAAAGGATGAACTGTTTGCACTAATTTTAGATAGTAAATATGCCCCTTTTCTATCATCAATAAAGTTAGCTCAATTGCAACATATATTATATGAAGATAGTGAAGGAGATTATTTATTTGATAGAAATTTACTAGAAAAAGAGTACGATTTTGACAAGGTAAGAGTTAAAAATACTTTGCAAGTTATTCTAAATGAGATTAAATTGCAAAAAAATATTGTTGACATGGCCTACAAGAATGCTGCATTTTCTCAAAAAGAACTAGAACGTGATAATTTCTATTATTTAAGAGAAAAGGAGTATACGACATTTGAAAAAGAGTATATTTCATATCATAAAACTCTTCCGAGTGAGGATAATACATCTGCTCCTATAGTGTTGTACGATGAAAACAACAGTCATGGACTTGTGTTTTCGCATGGATATATGGCAACTCCTGAGGAAGCAAGGCAATTAGCCCAGTACCTTTTTGCAAGAGGTATAAATGTTTATTTACCAAGGTTAAGAGGACATGGTACAGACCCAGTTGCCTTAAAGCATATTGCTTCTTCGGATTGGGAGTATGATTTTAAACTTGCCATTACTGCAATGAGTCAGGTTTGCGATAAAGTCTTTATTGGAGGTTTCGCTACAGGTGGACTTCTAGCTCTTTTACATGCATCTACTCATAAGGTCGATGGCATTATCGTCATAAATTCTGCTTTAAGACTAAATAGTCTGCATGTTAGCTATGTGGTACCGACACTACATGTCTTTAATGAAATGATATCCAGTCTTAATGAAAAAGGTATTGTAGAATGGGTAGAAAATAAAAGTGAGAATCCAAATATTAGTTACTCAAAGCATCCATTAAACTCCATAGCTCAAATGGAAAAACTAATGACTAAAGCAGATTCGATACTCACGCAAATCAAAGACCCTATCCTTGTTATACAAGGAGATAATGATCCTATTGTTAATCCCAAAAGTGCACAGTTTATTTACAAAGGTGTAAAATCAAAAGTAAAAAAATTAGTTCTCTTACCAAGAGATAATCATTCTATTATATTGGGAACAGGAGAGGAAGAGATTTTCGAGAGCATTTATCATTTTATTTCAAGGTTGTAA
- a CDS encoding acyl-CoA dehydrogenase yields MSSFKNTRVKYFTKPLFNMLKSKGLLPSISQTEKTALTAGDVWIEGELFSGKPDFQKIFSYPYPKLTEEEQAFIDIQVEEVCSMTNDWEVFQSRDLPQNVWEYLKEKRFFGMIIPKEFGGLGFSAYGHSCVIEKLVSHSQVLAITVMVPNSLGPAELLLHYGKQEQKEHYLPRLADGREIPCFALTEPDVGSDAAAIKSYGEVFKDSDDIFKIRLQFEKRYITLGSIATVIGLAFKLKDPQNHLGMGEDLGITCALVDSKKEGIDQSKRHDPLNVPFVNAPLFGVDVVISIDDIIGGKEGIGRGWAMLMESLSVGRGISLPSTSTGGSKLSTFVACTYSVARYQFGLSISKFEGVSEVIGRLAASTYLLDSAKTFTLGAIDAGAKPAVANAIMKYQSTEIFRKNILDAMDIQGGAAISRGPKNLLAHAYFGSPIGITVEGANIMTRSLIQFGQGVIRCHPYAYAQIEALEKGDVDSFDRLFFAHITHVARNSMRAFALGLTRGHLHRPIDNDTTKRYEQKLSWASAKFAFWSDVALGLLGPGLKRRESISGRFGDILSQMYMMSATLKRFKHDGSLKDDEILLRVAMESGFNKIDESFIGIYANLSKGLLSWIFKINLFLAKINPMGETIKDKDLEHIALQMTTDSGMRERVCSNIYHSSRINELSDASNAMINAQQALAKEKKLGTDALSEAEKTLIDLARYMQDIAVSVDSFTQKEYSK; encoded by the coding sequence ATGAGTTCCTTTAAAAATACACGAGTAAAATATTTTACAAAGCCACTATTTAATATGCTTAAATCAAAAGGGCTTTTGCCTTCTATCTCACAAACAGAAAAGACAGCATTAACTGCAGGAGATGTTTGGATAGAAGGTGAGCTATTTAGTGGCAAACCTGATTTCCAAAAGATTTTTTCATATCCATATCCAAAACTAACAGAGGAAGAACAGGCTTTTATAGATATACAGGTGGAAGAAGTCTGTTCTATGACAAATGATTGGGAAGTGTTTCAGAGTAGAGATTTACCACAAAATGTATGGGAATATTTAAAAGAAAAACGATTTTTTGGAATGATAATCCCTAAAGAATTTGGTGGTTTGGGCTTTAGTGCTTATGGACATAGTTGTGTAATTGAAAAACTTGTATCACACTCTCAGGTATTGGCAATTACTGTTATGGTGCCAAATTCTCTTGGACCGGCAGAGTTGTTACTTCATTATGGAAAGCAAGAACAAAAAGAACACTATCTGCCAAGGTTAGCAGACGGTAGAGAAATCCCTTGTTTTGCACTAACTGAACCAGATGTCGGAAGCGATGCAGCAGCAATTAAGTCATATGGTGAAGTCTTTAAAGATAGCGATGATATATTTAAGATTAGACTGCAGTTTGAAAAACGCTACATAACACTGGGCTCTATCGCTACGGTTATTGGGCTTGCATTTAAACTAAAAGATCCACAAAATCACCTTGGCATGGGTGAAGACTTAGGTATTACATGTGCCTTGGTAGACTCTAAAAAAGAAGGAATTGATCAAAGCAAACGTCATGACCCGCTAAATGTACCATTTGTAAATGCACCTCTTTTTGGAGTGGATGTGGTCATATCTATTGATGATATTATTGGTGGCAAAGAAGGTATTGGTAGGGGATGGGCGATGCTTATGGAGTCTCTTTCAGTCGGTCGTGGGATATCCCTCCCATCTACTAGCACTGGCGGCAGTAAACTTTCAACTTTTGTTGCTTGTACTTACAGTGTAGCCCGTTATCAGTTTGGACTATCAATATCAAAGTTTGAAGGGGTATCAGAAGTTATAGGTCGCTTGGCTGCCAGTACTTACTTGCTAGATTCAGCAAAAACATTTACCCTAGGTGCTATAGATGCTGGAGCAAAACCAGCTGTTGCAAATGCAATCATGAAGTATCAAAGTACAGAAATATTTCGTAAAAATATATTAGATGCTATGGATATTCAAGGTGGAGCTGCAATTAGTAGAGGTCCTAAAAATCTCTTGGCACATGCATACTTTGGCTCACCAATCGGCATCACAGTGGAGGGCGCTAATATAATGACCCGCTCACTTATACAGTTTGGTCAAGGAGTAATCAGATGCCATCCGTATGCTTATGCTCAAATAGAAGCATTGGAAAAAGGAGATGTTGATTCTTTCGACAGACTGTTTTTTGCACATATTACTCATGTAGCGAGAAATAGTATGCGTGCTTTTGCTCTTGGACTGACAAGAGGACATCTACATCGCCCTATAGATAATGATACAACAAAACGCTATGAGCAAAAACTATCATGGGCATCTGCAAAATTCGCTTTTTGGAGTGATGTAGCACTAGGTCTGTTAGGTCCTGGTTTAAAAAGAAGAGAATCAATATCTGGACGTTTTGGTGATATTTTATCTCAGATGTACATGATGAGTGCAACTTTAAAACGCTTTAAACATGATGGTTCATTAAAAGATGATGAGATACTGCTTAGAGTTGCTATGGAGAGTGGATTTAATAAAATAGATGAATCCTTTATCGGAATCTATGCAAATCTATCAAAAGGTCTTTTATCTTGGATATTTAAAATAAATCTCTTTTTAGCAAAGATAAATCCAATGGGTGAAACTATTAAAGATAAAGATTTAGAGCATATAGCACTGCAAATGACTACAGACTCTGGCATGAGAGAGAGAGTCTGCTCAAACATCTATCATAGCAGTAGAATTAATGAATTATCAGATGCATCTAATGCGATGATAAATGCACAACAAGCACTTGCCAAAGAGAAGAAACTAGGAACAGATGCTCTTAGTGAAGCTGAAAAAACATTGATTGATTTAGCAAGATATATGCAAGACATAGCTGTTTCCGTAGATTCATTCACGCAAAAAGAATACTCTAAATGA
- a CDS encoding glycerol-3-phosphate dehydrogenase/oxidase: MHIKYDVVILGAGINGIAIAKALALEEKKVLVIEKNHIASGASSHSSRLIHGGLRYLEHFEFSLVREALNDQQYLLETYPDLVKLRHFYLPIYKNSKRPVWMIRLGLWLYSFFAKHEHKAVEVKKKDFLDKFKSIKEKNLKAVFKYFDGKTDDYALTQQIAQEAKVQGVEILEETELKTVLIDDEIIKIETSDGYVETNLIINATGAWIDEINAKFNLPSSYSIEKLSGIHLVIDRVLTPEPLILETASKRIFFIIPEINTTIIGTTERSEDSNVDDIKIDDEDVEYLLRESNRYLKSELNRDDIKEVYIGTRPIIKSHKDPTMMSREYKLDLHHIGKNRVMHVYGGKLTTFPSLARRAVEILIK; encoded by the coding sequence ATGCATATCAAATATGATGTTGTCATTCTTGGTGCAGGAATCAACGGTATAGCAATTGCAAAAGCTTTGGCATTAGAGGAAAAGAAAGTTCTTGTAATAGAGAAAAACCATATTGCATCTGGTGCTTCGTCTCATTCATCAAGACTTATACATGGTGGACTTCGTTATCTTGAACACTTTGAATTTTCCCTTGTAAGAGAAGCTTTAAATGATCAACAATATCTTTTAGAAACCTATCCTGATTTAGTAAAACTCCGTCATTTTTATCTTCCCATCTACAAAAACTCAAAACGACCCGTATGGATGATTCGTCTTGGACTATGGCTTTACAGTTTTTTTGCAAAACATGAACATAAGGCAGTAGAAGTCAAAAAAAAAGATTTTTTAGATAAGTTCAAATCCATAAAAGAGAAGAACCTAAAAGCAGTCTTTAAATACTTCGACGGAAAAACAGATGATTATGCACTAACACAACAAATAGCTCAAGAAGCTAAAGTCCAAGGAGTAGAGATACTCGAAGAGACAGAACTAAAAACAGTTCTAATAGATGATGAAATAATTAAGATAGAGACAAGTGATGGATATGTTGAGACAAACCTGATTATCAATGCTACAGGCGCATGGATAGATGAGATTAATGCGAAGTTTAATCTACCTTCATCTTACAGCATTGAAAAACTCAGCGGCATTCATCTTGTCATAGACAGAGTCCTCACTCCCGAACCGCTCATACTTGAGACTGCAAGTAAGCGTATCTTCTTTATCATCCCTGAGATTAACACTACGATTATAGGTACTACAGAGCGAAGTGAAGACTCAAACGTGGATGATATAAAGATAGACGACGAGGATGTTGAGTATCTACTAAGAGAGAGTAACAGGTATCTAAAATCAGAATTAAATCGAGATGATATAAAAGAAGTATATATAGGTACAAGACCAATCATCAAAAGTCATAAAGACCCTACTATGATGTCTAGAGAGTATAAACTAGACCTTCATCACATTGGTAAAAACAGAGTCATGCATGTATATGGAGGAAAGCTCACAACCTTCCCATCTTTAGCCAGACGAGCTGTTGAAATATTAATAAAATAG
- a CDS encoding thiolase family protein codes for MKNERIAIISGLRTPMAKSGGKFKNLQADALGARLIRELMMNSKIGFDEVDEVIIGNVSQPIHAANIARVISLRAGFPESTPAMTVNRNCASGMQSITSAAAKIHANEGKIYLCGGVESMSNIPFIFNKNMTGLFVQLSKSKTYIDRAKTIFGFRPAYLKPIIGLMSGLTDPVSGLMMGSTAEILVRDFGISRVEQDEFSLQSHEKALLAKNSGRFAQESTPIVYDEINAEYLDYDDGIREGLSLEKLSRLKPFFDRKNGTVTAANSSQVTDAAAAVILMSESEAKSRGLTPLGYLTEYSYQGLDPKRMGLGPVFATHDLFSKTGLSMNDMDLIEINEAFASQVIACQKAFASKAFAKTHFGEDKAIGAINPNILNVNGGSIALGHPVGMTGTRLVITLLHELKNRNLQRGLATLCIGGGQGVALLLEAE; via the coding sequence ATGAAAAATGAAAGAATAGCAATAATATCTGGACTTCGAACACCTATGGCAAAATCAGGTGGGAAGTTTAAAAACTTGCAGGCAGATGCCCTTGGTGCAAGGCTTATTAGAGAGTTGATGATGAACTCTAAAATAGGGTTTGATGAAGTAGATGAGGTCATTATTGGTAATGTGTCTCAGCCAATACATGCTGCAAACATTGCAAGAGTAATTTCTCTACGCGCTGGATTTCCAGAATCTACTCCTGCTATGACAGTAAATAGAAACTGCGCCTCAGGTATGCAATCTATCACGAGTGCTGCAGCTAAAATTCATGCCAACGAGGGTAAAATTTATCTCTGTGGTGGTGTGGAATCTATGAGTAACATTCCGTTTATATTTAACAAAAATATGACAGGTCTCTTTGTACAACTATCAAAATCAAAAACTTATATTGACAGGGCAAAAACCATATTTGGCTTTCGTCCAGCATATTTAAAACCGATTATTGGTCTAATGTCTGGGCTTACAGATCCGGTTAGTGGACTTATGATGGGTTCAACTGCCGAAATACTTGTAAGAGATTTTGGCATCAGCAGAGTAGAACAGGATGAATTTTCTCTTCAAAGTCATGAAAAAGCATTACTAGCTAAAAATAGCGGTAGATTTGCACAAGAGAGTACACCTATTGTATATGATGAGATTAACGCTGAGTATTTGGATTATGATGATGGAATTAGAGAGGGACTATCTTTAGAAAAACTATCTCGTCTTAAACCGTTTTTTGACAGAAAAAATGGAACTGTAACGGCGGCCAACTCATCGCAGGTTACAGATGCAGCAGCAGCTGTTATTTTAATGTCAGAGAGTGAAGCCAAGAGTCGAGGTTTAACACCATTGGGTTATCTTACAGAATACAGTTATCAAGGACTTGATCCAAAACGAATGGGTTTAGGCCCTGTCTTTGCTACGCATGATCTTTTTTCCAAAACTGGACTAAGTATGAATGATATGGATTTGATTGAGATAAATGAAGCCTTCGCATCTCAGGTTATCGCCTGTCAAAAAGCATTTGCATCTAAAGCCTTTGCTAAAACACATTTTGGTGAAGACAAAGCAATTGGAGCAATAAATCCAAATATTTTAAATGTTAACGGAGGTAGTATAGCACTTGGACATCCTGTTGGAATGACTGGAACAAGGCTGGTTATTACACTTTTACATGAACTTAAGAATCGTAATCTGCAAAGAGGATTGGCGACTCTTTGTATTGGTGGCGGTCAAGGTGTAGCTTTACTTCTGGAGGCAGAATAA